The proteins below come from a single Vidua chalybeata isolate OUT-0048 chromosome 1, bVidCha1 merged haplotype, whole genome shotgun sequence genomic window:
- the GBX1 gene encoding LOW QUALITY PROTEIN: homeobox protein GBX-1 (The sequence of the model RefSeq protein was modified relative to this genomic sequence to represent the inferred CDS: inserted 2 bases in 1 codon; deleted 1 base in 1 codon), translated as MDESRGRHPRPPPLPSSXPSPRRPGPAPPRRGGRAAPSAPPLRRAEPASGRAGGSSRRAPEPTGGGGRGPGPGPRQRRRRGPAAAGSRRLGGGPSSPESWCRLSRRRPLAMQRPGGQGTAFSIDSLIGTPPPRSGHLLYTGYPMFMPYRPLVLPQALSHAPLQSGLPPLAPLASFAGRLTNTFCASLGQAVPSMVALTTALPSFSEPPDGFYPPQELPPPRATPDAGCRRGADGLEAEELPPGRDKGPAEPPLHFPEPFPGLADGKAYSSDEEKLEVKSAATPCSEREEESSAGESEEEPFLDGAAAGTALGAKGKSKGGPAAEQPPPGSGAGKSRRRRTAFTSEQLLELEKEFHCKKYLSLTERSQIAHALKLSEVQVKIWFQNRRAKWKRIKAGNVSNRSGEPVRNPKIVVPIPVHVNRFAVRSQHQQIEQGARP; from the exons ATGGATGAGAGCAGAGGGCGACACCCCCGCccgcctcccctcccctcctc cccctcccctcggcggcccggcccggcccccccgcggcggggcgggcgggcggctcCGAGCGCGCCTCCACTCCGCCGCGCCGAGCCAGCgagcgggcgggcgggcggcagcTCTCGCCGGGCGCCGGAGCCCACGGGAGGCGGAGggcgcgggccggggccggggccgcggcagcggcggcggcggggcccggcg gcggcgggATCGCGGCGACTTGGCGGCGGCCCGAGCTCGCCGGAAAGTTGGTGCCGGCTGAGCCGGAGGCGCCCGCTCGCCATGCAGAGACCCGGCGGCCAGGGGACCGCCTTCTCCATCGACTCGCTCATCGGGacgccgccgccgcgctccggGCACCTGCTCTACACCGGGTACCCCATGTTCATGCCGTACCGGCCGCTGGTGCTACCGCAGGCGCTGTCCCACGCCCCGCTGCAGTCGGGGCTGCCGCCGCTGGCCCCGCTCGCTTCCTTCGCCGGCCGCCTCACCAACACCTTCTGCGCCAGCCTGGGCCAGGCCGTGCCCTCCATGGTGGCGCTCACCACCGCCCTGCCCAGTTTCTCCGAGCCCCCCGACGGCTTCTACCCACCGCAGGAGCTGCCCCCGCCGCGCGCCACCCCCGACGCCGGCTGCCGGCGCGGCGCCGACGGCCTGGAGGCGGAGGAGCTGCCCCCGGGCCGCGACAAGGGGCCGGCCGAGCCGCCGCTGCACTTCCCGGAGCCTTTCCCTGGCCTTGCAG ACGGGAAGGCGTACAGCTCAGACGAGGAGAAGCTGGAGGTGAAGTCGGCGGCGACGCCGTGCAGCGAGCGGGAGGAGGAGAGCTCGGCGGGTGAGAGCGAGGAGGAGCCCTTCCTGGACGGGGCGGCCGCCGGCACCGCGCTGGGAGCCAAGGGCAAGAGTAagggcggccccgccgccgaGCAGCCCCCGCCGGGCTCCGGAGCCGGGAAGAGCCGCCGGCGCCGCACGGCCTTCACCAgcgagcagctgctggagctggagaaggaattccACTGCAAGAAGTACCTGAGCCTGACGGAGCGCTCGCAGATCGCACATGCCCTGAAGCTGAGCGAGGTGCAGGTGAAGATCTGGTTCCAGAACCGCCGCGCCAAGTGGAAACGCATCAAGGCCGGCAATGTTAGCAACCGCTCGGGAGAGCCCGTCCGCAACCCCAAGATCGTGGTGCCCATCCCGGTGCACGTCAATCGTTTCGCCGTGCGCAGCCAGCACCAGCAGATCGAGCAGGGGGCCCGGCCCTGA